The genomic DNA TtggacgccgcggcgtcaaTCTCGCCCCAGAGCTCCAGCACAAATTCCTTTTCCTCTCCGCCGGGGTACACGACGGGGTCCATTCGGACGGCAGAGGGCGTAAACTCCACTttgagcttctccttgtcgtTGCCCTTGGAGAAGATGGACACGGACATGGTGGTGTTGCTCTGGAAGTCCTGCAGCCGCAGGGGCGTGCCGTGGGGCACAACGGGCTTGGCTGCAGGCTGAGCGGCCACTGTTGGCTCGCTGGTCATTGTCTCCTTTGAGGCGAGGACagcgagcttcttctcctcgggCACCAGGCTGGTCGTTACCACCCTCGCGgggtcgtcctcgggcaggCTATCCAAGGCCCGCAGAATCTGCATGCGAAGGGTGCTTGCGAGCCGCCACTCCGACGACTGGGAGGACGTCGGTTTGGGTTTGGTTGCCAGGGCCATGCCACTagccccgtcgccgacgttgaAGTCGTCCGTCCTGGCCTCTTCCATGGCGTCCGCGAGCGTCGGCTTCCAGCGGCCCCGTTCGTCCATCAGTGCCAGCTTCGGatcctccttctccttggctGGCGACCCCTTGACGAGCCGCATGGCGtagacgcagcagcagtcggcgttggcgagctgcccgagccGGTAGTAGGCGATGGCCCGGCGGTACTGGGCGTCCACCAGGAGGGGCCGCTTGTTGCGCTCCCAGGCCTGGTGCCAGGCGaggttggcgtcgtcgagggcctcgtcgaacCGCTTCAACCCGACGAGCGCCTTGGAGCGCCCGACGAGCCATGCCGGGTTTGTGgactgctgcagcgccttggAGAGCTTggtgacggcctcgtcccactgcttggcctcgacggcgtcgaggccctgccTGGCGAGGGTAATGTGCGACATTGCGTTTGTGATGCTTTCCACTGCGGACGCAAGAGGTCAATTCCAGAGAGATCTATGCTTTCTCGCGATGCAAAAAGAAATGTTGCGATGGCTTCGTGGTGTCAAGGTAAGGGAAGGAAGGTCGCGGAAGGCCATAGATGCCGTGATGAGGTTGGCAGGTAGCTTATCACCTCAGGTGCACAGCTGGAACCCGGCGTTTGACAGGCCCCGGTGTGGGGCGGGCCACTCACAGCGGGCAGGCACTTGTTGTATCCGTGCCTGCTCGCGACGCTACCTCACGCACTGCATCCCAACGACCAAGTAAGTGGACATCCAAGATTGCCAGCTGCTATGCTGCAGTCATATTAACATTAATCATTACTTGGAAGCTACGTACTGCGTCTttccgccgccaacgccacccCACGTCCAAGCacgacgaccgcccgccTACCTAAATACTCACCTTGATGTCGGGATATTTCTTCGCAAACATTCCCAGCGCCTTGATCGTAAAAGTGAACTTGTAATTTGGGTACGAGATCATGCACGACTTGTTGAAGACGCCTTCAATAGCCTCTTGGAGCCACTCGCCGTTTGGTTGCTGCCGGCGCATGATGAGCTCGATGCCCTTCTTCAGCGGCTCGACGTTGGGATAGTCGGCTTCCATGAGGCCGATAAGTGCCCAGGATGTCTGCACAACGAGCGAGCCGTAAGGGTGCTCGACATACTCCATCGTTTCACAAGCCTGCTTGACGTCAGCACGTGTCTGCCCTTGCAGAGTAGCAAGGACTACCTTGTAGCTTTCCGACCAACCGCCATCTTCGCGCTGCTTGGAAAGCAGAAACTCGCATCCAGCCTTGGAAATTTTGCTATTGGAATACGTCTCGCCGATGCTGGCCATGCTCTCCAGCGCAAACATCGTAGCGTACGTGAAGCAAATGCCCCAGCTGCCATACCAGCTGCCATCGTACCGCTGGTTCGACTTGATCCAGTTGGTCGCTCGCTTGATGAATAGCTTGATCTCGTCGGTTCGATACTCGGGCCAGTGTTTGTTGAAGAGCGACAGCGCCGTCACGCACGCCGTTGTGCACTCTGGATAGTCGTACTCAATCATGATGCGCCCGAATACCTCTGCCGCATTGAGCATCTCCATGTACTCGCCGCCCCTGCGCGCCTCGTAAGACGACAAGGCCCCGTTGTCGTTCTGATagagcagcagcgtgtcgacggcgtcaaagATGCGTTGGTCGCTAAGGACCTTGTTGAACCCACCTACGTTTTGCAGGAGAATGATGGCCTTGAGAGCTTCCGAGATGCAGTCGCTCACGCCATATCCTTGGTCTCTGTTGCTAAACGGCCAGCCACCTTTGCGCGGCTGTCGGTAGCATTTCTCTTGGTCCTTGCAGTTGTCCCGGATCTGTTGGCGTTCAAGATAGTTGAGCGCCCGCTCCAACATAGGTCTCCAGTTCTTATCATCCTGTAGTCCTGCCTCAAACACGGCTTGAATCAAAAAGGCAGTGTCCCAGCATTGCACGCCATTGGTGCCGTTGCAAAGCATGCCTTCGTCCTTGACCCATAGGAACTCTGGCAGGCGCTCAATATGCCTCTTGAAGCTAGGGGCGTCGGACCCATCGCGAACATAGCAGACAAGCGTGTTCATGGGCGCGTTAACGGGAGCCAAGTTTGCATAGTCCGTATTCGCGTCTTCCATGTCAACCTGCTCACTCACCCACGCCTCGGCCCTCTCCTTGATGAAGTTCAGCCGCAGATATGGGTTATAGACGTTTACCAGCAACCAGTTGACCGAGTTCAGAAGCCATGACTTCGGGTGGTAATTATCGATAGCCGAAATGCTGTTGCGGTGTGCTGCCCAGACGATCTGATCGTGCGGCTGGACGAACAGCTCTTGCTTGAGCCCGCGTGTGatgtccgtctcctcgcagCTCCATTTCTTGGAATATAGGTAGCCCATCGGCAAGAAGACCATGCGAATATGAATCCACCAGCGCCAGGGTGCGATGGGAACCCAGTCGGGAAGGAGCCAGATTTCTGGCGGCACTGGGTTGACGATATCCCAGTCCACGACACCCAAGACGGCGAGCCAAAACTTTGCCCAGTGCGGCGCGTTGACTGCTCCTCCCAGCTTGTGCAGCGTGCCTCGGGCCTTGACCATCATCGGCTCATCCGGGTCGACGCCAACGAGCCGAAGCGTTGTATAGTTGAGGGCTGTTCCAAAGACGGTgctctcgccctcgatgTGAAGGCCCCAGCCGCCATCCTTGGGGTTTGCCCTCGCGGCAATGTAGTTTTTGATCTCGGTCGCGTACGCAGGGGGAATCTCCGTCTTCGTCACGTACCAcgtgatgacgacgcctgGAAGCAGGAACATGGGCCCGCCGTACTCACAACCCCAGTGCCCCGAGGGCAATTGAAGCTTTTCGAAGAATGTGAGGCCGTTCCTGGTCGCTTCTAGAGGCGTCTGTGCCTTTGGAAGATCTGGGAGGCCCTGGTCGGGGATCTGGGTTAGCTACATCTCTTGGTCGTAGGAAGCATAGGCCATACCAAAGGCAGATTCAAGTACCATTTTTCCGCAAAGCTCTGTGGCCACTCCTTGGCAGCTTTGGCGTCAGGCAAATAATGCCAGGTATGcctgctgtcgtcgtccttcAGCCTCCACCTTGTGGGATCCGTTTTGGTCTCGAGTCTGGGCTTCTTGGGGAAgccaagctcctcgtcgttggcTCGCTTTCGCGACCTGGCAGCGCGCGTGTCGCGACCTGTCGCGGTGGCCATTGTTGAACAGCTGTTGTTTTGGCTACTCTTAATGCCCAAACACGTCGTCAATGAATACGATGCTCGTTCCAGGGTGTCttgacggcagcggcgcgttGCATACAAGTACGTTGTGCGCGAGTCGAATCGCAACGAGGTGCGCAAACGTGGACGCCGGCAGGTCGGGAGGTTTGTGAGCTCCGGCCCTCAGGGCTCCAATTAGGGGTCGAGGCGTCCCTGTGCCTGGGCTGTCATCCCATCGCGCATGCCACAGTGGCACAGACGGATCTGGAGCTGCGGGAGAGTGGAGCCCACTCCCCTGTATCGTAGGTGCTCAGGGTGCGCCACGCTCGTTCCAGTGCCTTGCACCACTCATCAACGGCCCAAGCCTCGGAGGAACCCCTAGGTACGAATGAAATGGCATTGATGTCGGAGGAAGGAACGTCCAGGCACGGCCTGCTCAGCTTCTTCGAGAGTGAGCTACTATACGGCGACCTCAGGCATCAAGACACCATCAGGCAAGAAACCGAGAAGTTCCGCTGAGTCCTGATTCACCATGTCCTCACACCCCACCCATCATTGTTCGGACACCGAACACCGACCTCTCCGCCGTGATCCGCCATCACCATGCCAGAACCGGTtggagccgctgctgctcctgcgtACAACACCCGATCCCACACAGACGGCGCGTCCGCGTCACCCAACTCAGCCACAAGCGGGTTCCTAATAGCCCGCATGGAAGGCATCTTAGAGTCTGTCGCCGATGCTTTGTCCGGCGGTCACGAGCTTCAGCTCGAGCTCTTGACCCGCGGAAGCCAGCGTATGCAAGAACTGTGCTTCCCTGGAAAGACTGTGTCCGAAGGTCAGAAGTTTGGTACGCAACCAATTGTGACCTTCCAATGAAACAGCATCTTGCAAGTCATCTAATATTTCAGCCCGACTGCTTTTGATACTCCAACTGTCCCATAATGCCCTTGTGTCTGGTAGGATCCTGACCAAACGGTACGCTGTCAACGACCAGTCCCGAGGCGGGTCTTCGGCTGACTCAAAGCAGTCAAATATACTATCAGCACAAAGAGTTATTCGGAAAGCAGCGAGTGGTGGACGAGCTCGTAGACGACCTTGCCGCGACGCTGTCTGTGCAGCGACATGACTTGAACATCGTGCGTTCCTTGCTTGCACAGCAAATTAACTCCTCCGTTAATACCGTCAGGTCGCCACGGCAAAAGGCTTATGTTTTGGTCCGTTGGTAATCCATTTACATGATGGCACGGTGATTGATGCCTCGCTTGGGGATACGGTATGTTGTTGCTCCCAGGGCAGGCACAACGCTCATCGTTGACTACGTCAGGGCACGCCGATTCCTCTAGTCAGAGTCATCTCTGCCTTAGAGTGTCCATCGATTCGCTGGGTTTTGGTCGTCGAAAAAGACGTTTGTTTCGACATATTCTCGTGATACTCGCGTACTAATGTTCCCAGGCTATATTCCGGCCACTTGTCTCAACGGGTTTCTGGACAACGACGCTGTGCGGACCAGGTTTGCTGATTACCGTGCGTCGCACCCACCATTGACAAAGCACGCATTTGACTGACTTACGCAGGCAAAGGGCTACCCTGACCTTATCACGCGAAATTTCGTGAACCTGTTCTACTCCACGCATCCAGAAGTGCCCATCAtcgtgctcgccgacttTGACCCCGACGGCCTCAACATTTTTCGGTGTTACTGGCCAGACAACGAAAATTTGACCACAGGTGAACCTGGACATGGTGACCTAGGACTCCGTTTGCTCGGGGTAAAGTCGGACCACATCATTGACGTACCAGCAGCCGACTCCGGCCAGACTCGAGTGAGTCAAGAATTTCTACCGGATCACCAGTCACCTTCAGCTAGTATACAGTATTCAGGCTCCGCAACTTCCGTGAATTGTCGTTTCCCGGCTCAAATACTGTCCGTTCGCGATCGTAAACATGTTAGAGGAACGCTCGCCAGGGTGTTGTCCCACAGTGGGGCTGAGGAAGAGGCGGTCGGCTTGGTACGCGAGCTGCAGGTCATGCTCATGATGGGGGTCAAAGCGGAGATGCAGTGGCTAGATGACTCGGGGGACATGACACAATGGCTGGAGGACAAGTTGACCATGCTACTTTCACCGTAGGTCTGCCTCAAATGCGTCTGTCTGAACATGAAGCGTCGTATGAAGCGTCGGTAGTCCTGGGAAAATAGCTTACCCTAGATTTGAACCTCGGCACAGTGCGAAAAGTGCGGGGTGGCCATCTGCACAGTCCCCTCTCTTGTGGCCTCTCCTGCTCAAAATTTTGAGGCTCGCTCAATGCCACTGAGAGCATCACACATATGATCCAGTCGTCATGGCGCCTCATCTCACCGAAGACGAGATCGATGATCTCATTTACTTCGCCCGTGCGGGCGAGAATGAGGATATGACGGAGACGTTGAAAACTCTGGCGGAGCGGGAAAAGGTCACGCCCGCTGAGATCCTCGTTGCGGCCCGTGACGAAGCCAAGTCCACGACGTTGCACATGGCGACCGGCAACGGCCATCTGGGTAAGTTGTGTCGGGCTTTCGCCGGACCTTTGCGAGCAAGGTATTGTGAGCCGCCGCTGACAAAGGATCAGAAATGGTGCGTCGGCTCCTCGATGCGTTTGAGAGCCGACCAAAGGAGGAGAAGCAATCCTTTCTGGACGAGCCGAATGAGCATGGCAACACTGGGCTTCACTGGGCGGCCCTTGGAGGACACCTCGAGACGGTCAAGCTTCTGATGGAGCATGGCGCTTCGCCGGCTTTGGCCAACGAGCGTAATTACGTTCCCCTGGACCTCGCCAACTTCAACGACAAGCCCGAGATCGTCCAGTACTTTTTGTCATTTGCGGGAATGTTGGAAGAAAGCAACCAGGAGAGTGGCTTGAatgatgcggcggcgtctATAGAGCTGGTGGATGGCGACGAAAGCAAGAAGGACGGTCCAGGGTCATCGGAATCGACTGCATGAGTACGACGAACCATCGGGGGTTCATTGCCGCCCGCAGAGGCGCATTCACGCCCAACGAACCTCACTTGAGTCACGAGCATGATGACCCTGGGGAGAGGGCACGTTACATTAGTGGCGCTAGGCGATGCCACGGCCATGGGAAGCATCCGTCCCCCGGAGTCGGTACCGAGATAAGCGTCAACGGCCCGCCTCGCATGAACCGGGGAAATCGGCCAATTCACCGACACGGGAAGCGAGGATGATGGGGAAAGACGACATGACGTGGTGCAGCGACGCGTCTGCGAGGCGCGACCGCtgcgacgagcgcgagacAGCAACGTCGGTCGCGCCAGCCGGCGACTCTGAGACCAGCACGGCGCATaggcgaggcagaggccGCCGAGAGGACAGATAGAAGGCCAGACAGAACCTGGCGTAACAATTGATACAGACTGGTTGACGGTCTGGTAACGTACCTCTTGCGTCGCATCTCTGGGTTGGCGTCAAGGGACCTGTCCTTCCGATTGGAGTCGGCCATGGCTCGAGATGGGGCCGACAGGGCATTATATCTCTGGAGTCACccgacgctggcgccgggGCACCGGGTGCTCCCCAGATTTTCGCCATCAGGTGGCATTAcatcgcgcgccgccgagccctgGTTTGTCAAGGACTCGAGAGAGTCGAGattggcgagggcggggtGGCGCAACCCCCCACGCTACACCTCGCCGTTCCCGGGTTCCGACGGGCTCCAGTTCGTGGGGGTCACCCCGGATCCCCAACAACGTGGGAGGAGCTGCACCCCGCGAACCCCATGCATCTCTGTTCCTCTTGCATCCAAGCCCCCCGTGTCGCTGTCTCGCCGTGGTAAATTAACCAGCGTCTCATTCGTTCCAGGGGTCGAGCACGAGCTCGACAGAAGTGGTCGCGGCCTACAAACCTGCGCACGACCCCCATCGATCATCGGCGAGTTGTGCCGTGCCTCGTGCACAAAGACATGTCTTGATGGCGTCCCCGGAGGAGCCCACGaccaacggcggcagcgctgccGCGGGATacaagcga from Purpureocillium takamizusanense chromosome 4, complete sequence includes the following:
- the SGT1 gene encoding Cochaperone protein (EggNog:ENOG503P0UK~BUSCO:EOG09264LH2~COG:T); this encodes MSHITLARQGLDAVEAKQWDEAVTKLSKALQQSTNPAWLVGRSKALVGLKRFDEALDDANLAWHQAWERNKRPLLVDAQYRRAIAYYRLGQLANADCCCVYAMRLVKGSPAKEKEDPKLALMDERGRWKPTLADAMEEARTDDFNVGDGASGMALATKPKPTSSQSSEWRLASTLRMQILRALDSLPEDDPARVVTTSLVPEEKKLAVLASKETMTSEPTVAAQPAAKPVVPHGTPLRLQDFQSNTTMSVSIFSKGNDKEKLKVEFTPSAVRMDPVVYPGGEEKEFVLELWGEIDAAASKYTVTANKVELTLAKKTPGKWAKLQKDEDGGTAAAVTSVSETPKASSEGNKEDTALPAQPPQPVAEQPKVTPAPAAAATTTTTAGPSYPSSSRTGPKNWDKIGAEAGDDEEDADVNLFFKKLYKNATPEQQRAMMKSFTESNGTTLSTDWNDVKERKVETKPPEGVEAKKWS
- a CDS encoding Lanosterol synthase (COG:I~EggNog:ENOG503NX15~BUSCO:EOG09260SIZ), producing MATATGRDTRAARSRKRANDEELGFPKKPRLETKTDPTRWRLKDDDSRHTWHYLPDAKAAKEWPQSFAEKWYLNLPLGLPDLPKAQTPLEATRNGLTFFEKLQLPSGHWGCEYGGPMFLLPGVVITWYVTKTEIPPAYATEIKNYIAARANPKDGGWGLHIEGESTVFGTALNYTTLRLVGVDPDEPMMVKARGTLHKLGGAVNAPHWAKFWLAVLGVVDWDIVNPVPPEIWLLPDWVPIAPWRWWIHIRMVFLPMGYLYSKKWSCEETDITRGLKQELFVQPHDQIVWAAHRNSISAIDNYHPKSWLLNSVNWLLVNVYNPYLRLNFIKERAEAWVSEQVDMEDANTDYANLAPVNAPMNTLVCYVRDGSDAPSFKRHIERLPEFLWVKDEGMLCNGTNGVQCWDTAFLIQAVFEAGLQDDKNWRPMLERALNYLERQQIRDNCKDQEKCYRQPRKGGWPFSNRDQGYGVSDCISEALKAIILLQNVGGFNKVLSDQRIFDAVDTLLLYQNDNGALSSYEARRGGEYMEMLNAAEVFGRIMIEYDYPECTTACVTALSLFNKHWPEYRTDEIKLFIKRATNWIKSNQRYDGSWYGSWGICFTYATMFALESMASIGETYSNSKISKAGCEFLLSKQREDGGWSESYKACETMEYVEHPYGSLVVQTSWALIGLMEADYPNVEPLKKGIELIMRRQQPNGEWLQEAIEGVFNKSCMISYPNYKFTFTIKALGMFAKKYPDIKVSI
- the SPO11 gene encoding endodeoxyribonuclease (EggNog:ENOG503NZYJ~COG:L), with protein sequence MPEPVGAAAAPAYNTRSHTDGASASPNSATSGFLIARMEGILESVADALSGGHELQLELLTRGSQRMQELCFPGKTVSEGQKFARLLLILQLSHNALVSGRILTKRQIYYQHKELFGKQRVVDELVDDLAATLSVQRHDLNIVATAKGLCFGPLVIHLHDGTVIDASLGDTGTPIPLVRVISALECPSIRWVLVVEKDAIFRPLVSTGFWTTTLCGPGLLITAKGYPDLITRNFVNLFYSTHPEVPIIVLADFDPDGLNIFRCYWPDNENLTTGEPGHGDLGLRLLGVKSDHIIDVPAADSGQTRVSQEFLPDHQSPSASIQYSGSATSVNCRFPAQILSVRDRKHVRGTLARVLSHSGAEEEAVGLVRELQVMLMMGVKAEMQWLDDSGDMTQWLEDKLTMLLSP
- the YAR1 gene encoding ankyrin repeat-containing protein (COG:S~EggNog:ENOG503P7TZ), which codes for MAPHLTEDEIDDLIYFARAGENEDMTETLKTLAEREKVTPAEILVAARDEAKSTTLHMATGNGHLEMVRRLLDAFESRPKEEKQSFLDEPNEHGNTGLHWAALGGHLETVKLLMEHGASPALANERNYVPLDLANFNDKPEIVQYFLSFAGMLEESNQESGLNDAAASIELVDGDESKKDGPGSSESTA